The following proteins come from a genomic window of Lytechinus pictus isolate F3 Inbred chromosome 1, Lp3.0, whole genome shotgun sequence:
- the LOC135155465 gene encoding uncharacterized protein LOC135155465, which yields MGIAYCGSLETIIASSSFFSQIVEENVSILKGSLDILTIKSRYNPSTPGTAPYNPSTSDTAPYNPSAPDTTPDTVPYNPSTPDTAPYNPSTPGKAPYNPSTPDTAPYSSSLPDTAPYNPYQPNTFPASTHPNIFKLLKLFSVKILQNELYRIPRM from the exons ATGGGGATAGCCTATTGTGGGAGTCTTGAAACAATCATTGCGAgttcaagttttttttcccaAATTGTTGAGGAGAATGTCAGTATATTAAAGGGTTCTCTAGATATCCTAACCATTAAATCCCG ATACAATCCATCTACACCAGGCACAGCACCGTACAACCCATCTACATCAGACACAGCACCATACAACCCATCTGCACCAGACACAACACCAGACACGGTACCATACAACCCATCGACACCAGACACGGCACCATACAACCCATCAACACCAGGCAAGGCACCATACAACCCATCTACACCAGACACAGCACCATACAGCTCATCTTTACCAGACACAGCACCATACAACCCATATCAACCAAACACATTTCCTGCATCAACTCATCCAAATATATTCAAGTTACTCAAATTATTCAGCGTGAAAATACTGCAAAATGAACTATACCGAATTCctagaatgtaa